A single genomic interval of Sceloporus undulatus isolate JIND9_A2432 ecotype Alabama chromosome 2, SceUnd_v1.1, whole genome shotgun sequence harbors:
- the LOC121921874 gene encoding zinc finger protein 883-like isoform X1: MNFASQPKTEFPDRRIKMEREEEPCGLHQEDLKTFPETNSGFPLVKPDLISWPEQKPCFPNHLALEKMDAPSQQPNAGVPEVMVKLEQEEVPCSLLKQEPKTFTDISSGFPGVIIKQDKEEKMCVMDHQGSEESLSIAPDQPGFPDLVIKEEEEEELSKGSRESPEFPDVIIKQEEDEKICIMDHQGSEEGPSTAVDQSADNWRKANICAQCWISFSQTLDLRSHQQFKLTEKESYLRVKFAKCIRCGKDFAQPRALQLKESVRTGKNCVRYEAFEKYPSCDSKHVTHERVHMGEKPFKCQDCGKCFAYNSHLLIHERVHTGEKPYKCLECGKSYAHGSTLVKHQRVHTGEKPYNCQECGKSFFSSSQLAMHQRVHTGEKPFKCQDCGKCFACNSNLLMHERVHTGEKAYKCQECGKYFARNSQLARHQIIHTGEKPYLCQECGKSFCSKTELVTHERVHTGEKPYQCQECGKCFARNSQLAKHQTVHTGEKAYKCQQCGKCFAQNAHLVSHQSVHTGEKPYKCQECGKYFARSAQLARHQKIHTGEKPYLCQECGKCFYQKTELVAHRRFHTGENPYRCQECGKCFSHSSPLVKHQRAHRGEKAFKCQECGKCFGQNIHLVNHRRVHTGEKPYRCHQCGKCFAQNAPLMRHQKVHTGEKPLKIQCLDYSSDLADIQTGSDHLQNVQMEDNPN; encoded by the exons ATGAACTTTGCCTCACAGCCCAAGACAG AATTTCCTGATAGAAGAATCAAGATGGAACGAGAAGAGGAGCCATGTGGCCTGCATCAGGAGGATCTGAAGACCTTCCCAGAGACCAATTCAG GATTTCCACTTGTTAAGCCTGATCTGATTTCCTGGCCTGAACAAAAACCTTGCTTTCCCAATCATCTTGCCTTGGAGAAAATGGATGCTCCATCACAACAGCCCAATGCAG GGGTCCCTGAAGTGATGGTCAAGCTGGAACAGGAAGAGGTGCCATGTAGCCTACTCAAGCAGGAACCCAAGACCTTCACAGATATCAGCTCAG GATTTCCTGGTGTTATAATAAAGCAAGACAAAGAAGAGAAGATGTGTGTTATGGATCACCAAGGATCTGAGGAAAGTCTTAGCATTGCTCCGGATCAGCCAG GATTTCCTGACCTTGTaataaaggaagaggaagaagaggagctgaGCAAGGGATCAAGGGAAAGCCCAG AATTTCCTGATGTTATAATAAAACAGGAGGAAGACGAAAAGATCTGTATTATGGATCACCAGGGATCTGAGGAAGGTCCTAGTACTGCTGTGGATCAGTCAG CAGATAACTGGAGGAAAGCTAACATATGTGCTCAGTGTTGGATATCTTTTTCGCAAACATTGGATCTCAGAAGCCACCAACAATTCAAATTGACTGAAAAGGAAAGTTATTTGAGAGTCAAGTTCGCCAAATGCATCAGGTGTGGAAAAGATTTTGCACAACCGCGGGCACTTCAGCTAAAAGAGAGTGTCCGCACTGGGAAAAATTGCGTTAGATATGAGGCATTTGAGAAATATCCTTCTTGTGATTCAAAACATGTAACCCATGAGAGAGTTCACAtgggagagaaaccattcaaatgccaggattgtgggaaatgttttgcttataaTTCCCATCTTCTGATACATGaaagagttcacacaggagaaaaaccatacaaatgtctggagtgtggaaagagttaTGCTCATGGTTCAACCCTGGTCAAGCaccaaagagtccacacaggtgagaaaccaTACAACtgtcaggagtgtgggaaatcTTTCTTTTCTAGTTCACAGCTTGCAATGCATCAacgagtccacacaggagaaaaaccattcaaatgccaggattgtgggaaatgttttgcttgtaATTCCAATCTTCTGATGCATGaaagagttcacacaggagagaaagcatacaaatgccaggaatgtggaAAATATTTCGCTCGAAATTCACAGCTTGCGAGACATCAGataatccacacaggggagaaaccttatCTGTGCCAGGAATGTGGAAAATCATTTTGTTCCAAGACAGAACTTGTGACACATGAGcgggtccacacaggagaaaaaccataccagtgccaggagtgtgggaaatgttttgctcgaAACTCCCAACTTGCAAAGCATCAGAcagttcacacaggagaaaaagcatacaaatgccagcagtgtggaaaatgttttgctcagaacgCCCACCTTGTAAGTCACCAGAGTGTCCATACGGGTGAGAAACCCTACAAATGCCAAGAATGTGGGAAATATTTCGCTCGCAGTGCACAGCTTGCAAGACACCAgaaaatccacacaggggagaagccctatCTGTGCCAGgaatgtgggaaatgcttttaTCAGAAGACAGAACTTGTTGCCCATCGGAGGTTCCACACAGGTGAGAACCCATACagatgccaggagtgtgggaagtGTTTTTCTCACAGTTCACCACTTGTGAAGcatcagagagcccacagagggGAAAAAGCCTTTAAGTGCcaagagtgtgggaaatgttttggtcAAAATATACACCTTGTGAACCACCgaagagtccacactggagaaaagccATACAGGTGCCATCAGTGTGGTAAATGCTTTGCTCAAAATGCACCTCTTATGAGGCACCAGAAagtgcacacaggagagaagccactcaAAATCCAATGTCTTGATTACAGTTCAGACCTTGCTGACATCCAGACAGGTTCAGACCACCTCCAGAATGTCCAAATGGAAGACAATCCAAACTAA
- the LOC121921874 gene encoding zinc finger protein 883-like isoform X2, whose product MNFASQPKTEFPDRRIKMEREEEPCGLHQEDLKTFPETNSGFPLVKPDLISWPEQKPCFPNHLALEKMDAPSQQPNAGVPEVMVKLEQEEVPCSLLKQEPKTFTDISSGFPGVIIKQDKEEKMCVMDHQGSEESLSIAPDQPGFPDLVIKEEEEEELSKGSRESPEFPDVIIKQEEDEKICIMDHQGSEEGPSTAVDQSDNWRKANICAQCWISFSQTLDLRSHQQFKLTEKESYLRVKFAKCIRCGKDFAQPRALQLKESVRTGKNCVRYEAFEKYPSCDSKHVTHERVHMGEKPFKCQDCGKCFAYNSHLLIHERVHTGEKPYKCLECGKSYAHGSTLVKHQRVHTGEKPYNCQECGKSFFSSSQLAMHQRVHTGEKPFKCQDCGKCFACNSNLLMHERVHTGEKAYKCQECGKYFARNSQLARHQIIHTGEKPYLCQECGKSFCSKTELVTHERVHTGEKPYQCQECGKCFARNSQLAKHQTVHTGEKAYKCQQCGKCFAQNAHLVSHQSVHTGEKPYKCQECGKYFARSAQLARHQKIHTGEKPYLCQECGKCFYQKTELVAHRRFHTGENPYRCQECGKCFSHSSPLVKHQRAHRGEKAFKCQECGKCFGQNIHLVNHRRVHTGEKPYRCHQCGKCFAQNAPLMRHQKVHTGEKPLKIQCLDYSSDLADIQTGSDHLQNVQMEDNPN is encoded by the exons ATGAACTTTGCCTCACAGCCCAAGACAG AATTTCCTGATAGAAGAATCAAGATGGAACGAGAAGAGGAGCCATGTGGCCTGCATCAGGAGGATCTGAAGACCTTCCCAGAGACCAATTCAG GATTTCCACTTGTTAAGCCTGATCTGATTTCCTGGCCTGAACAAAAACCTTGCTTTCCCAATCATCTTGCCTTGGAGAAAATGGATGCTCCATCACAACAGCCCAATGCAG GGGTCCCTGAAGTGATGGTCAAGCTGGAACAGGAAGAGGTGCCATGTAGCCTACTCAAGCAGGAACCCAAGACCTTCACAGATATCAGCTCAG GATTTCCTGGTGTTATAATAAAGCAAGACAAAGAAGAGAAGATGTGTGTTATGGATCACCAAGGATCTGAGGAAAGTCTTAGCATTGCTCCGGATCAGCCAG GATTTCCTGACCTTGTaataaaggaagaggaagaagaggagctgaGCAAGGGATCAAGGGAAAGCCCAG AATTTCCTGATGTTATAATAAAACAGGAGGAAGACGAAAAGATCTGTATTATGGATCACCAGGGATCTGAGGAAGGTCCTAGTACTGCTGTGGATCAGTCAG ATAACTGGAGGAAAGCTAACATATGTGCTCAGTGTTGGATATCTTTTTCGCAAACATTGGATCTCAGAAGCCACCAACAATTCAAATTGACTGAAAAGGAAAGTTATTTGAGAGTCAAGTTCGCCAAATGCATCAGGTGTGGAAAAGATTTTGCACAACCGCGGGCACTTCAGCTAAAAGAGAGTGTCCGCACTGGGAAAAATTGCGTTAGATATGAGGCATTTGAGAAATATCCTTCTTGTGATTCAAAACATGTAACCCATGAGAGAGTTCACAtgggagagaaaccattcaaatgccaggattgtgggaaatgttttgcttataaTTCCCATCTTCTGATACATGaaagagttcacacaggagaaaaaccatacaaatgtctggagtgtggaaagagttaTGCTCATGGTTCAACCCTGGTCAAGCaccaaagagtccacacaggtgagaaaccaTACAACtgtcaggagtgtgggaaatcTTTCTTTTCTAGTTCACAGCTTGCAATGCATCAacgagtccacacaggagaaaaaccattcaaatgccaggattgtgggaaatgttttgcttgtaATTCCAATCTTCTGATGCATGaaagagttcacacaggagagaaagcatacaaatgccaggaatgtggaAAATATTTCGCTCGAAATTCACAGCTTGCGAGACATCAGataatccacacaggggagaaaccttatCTGTGCCAGGAATGTGGAAAATCATTTTGTTCCAAGACAGAACTTGTGACACATGAGcgggtccacacaggagaaaaaccataccagtgccaggagtgtgggaaatgttttgctcgaAACTCCCAACTTGCAAAGCATCAGAcagttcacacaggagaaaaagcatacaaatgccagcagtgtggaaaatgttttgctcagaacgCCCACCTTGTAAGTCACCAGAGTGTCCATACGGGTGAGAAACCCTACAAATGCCAAGAATGTGGGAAATATTTCGCTCGCAGTGCACAGCTTGCAAGACACCAgaaaatccacacaggggagaagccctatCTGTGCCAGgaatgtgggaaatgcttttaTCAGAAGACAGAACTTGTTGCCCATCGGAGGTTCCACACAGGTGAGAACCCATACagatgccaggagtgtgggaagtGTTTTTCTCACAGTTCACCACTTGTGAAGcatcagagagcccacagagggGAAAAAGCCTTTAAGTGCcaagagtgtgggaaatgttttggtcAAAATATACACCTTGTGAACCACCgaagagtccacactggagaaaagccATACAGGTGCCATCAGTGTGGTAAATGCTTTGCTCAAAATGCACCTCTTATGAGGCACCAGAAagtgcacacaggagagaagccactcaAAATCCAATGTCTTGATTACAGTTCAGACCTTGCTGACATCCAGACAGGTTCAGACCACCTCCAGAATGTCCAAATGGAAGACAATCCAAACTAA
- the LOC121921874 gene encoding zinc finger protein 883-like isoform X3, with amino-acid sequence MNFASQPKTEFPDRRIKMEREEEPCGLHQEDLKTFPETNSGFPLVKPDLISWPEQKPCFPNHLALEKMDAPSQQPNAGVPEVMVKLEQEEVPCSLLKQEPKTFTDISSGFPGVIIKQDKEEKMCVMDHQGSEESLSIAPDQPEFPDVIIKQEEDEKICIMDHQGSEEGPSTAVDQSADNWRKANICAQCWISFSQTLDLRSHQQFKLTEKESYLRVKFAKCIRCGKDFAQPRALQLKESVRTGKNCVRYEAFEKYPSCDSKHVTHERVHMGEKPFKCQDCGKCFAYNSHLLIHERVHTGEKPYKCLECGKSYAHGSTLVKHQRVHTGEKPYNCQECGKSFFSSSQLAMHQRVHTGEKPFKCQDCGKCFACNSNLLMHERVHTGEKAYKCQECGKYFARNSQLARHQIIHTGEKPYLCQECGKSFCSKTELVTHERVHTGEKPYQCQECGKCFARNSQLAKHQTVHTGEKAYKCQQCGKCFAQNAHLVSHQSVHTGEKPYKCQECGKYFARSAQLARHQKIHTGEKPYLCQECGKCFYQKTELVAHRRFHTGENPYRCQECGKCFSHSSPLVKHQRAHRGEKAFKCQECGKCFGQNIHLVNHRRVHTGEKPYRCHQCGKCFAQNAPLMRHQKVHTGEKPLKIQCLDYSSDLADIQTGSDHLQNVQMEDNPN; translated from the exons ATGAACTTTGCCTCACAGCCCAAGACAG AATTTCCTGATAGAAGAATCAAGATGGAACGAGAAGAGGAGCCATGTGGCCTGCATCAGGAGGATCTGAAGACCTTCCCAGAGACCAATTCAG GATTTCCACTTGTTAAGCCTGATCTGATTTCCTGGCCTGAACAAAAACCTTGCTTTCCCAATCATCTTGCCTTGGAGAAAATGGATGCTCCATCACAACAGCCCAATGCAG GGGTCCCTGAAGTGATGGTCAAGCTGGAACAGGAAGAGGTGCCATGTAGCCTACTCAAGCAGGAACCCAAGACCTTCACAGATATCAGCTCAG GATTTCCTGGTGTTATAATAAAGCAAGACAAAGAAGAGAAGATGTGTGTTATGGATCACCAAGGATCTGAGGAAAGTCTTAGCATTGCTCCGGATCAGCCAG AATTTCCTGATGTTATAATAAAACAGGAGGAAGACGAAAAGATCTGTATTATGGATCACCAGGGATCTGAGGAAGGTCCTAGTACTGCTGTGGATCAGTCAG CAGATAACTGGAGGAAAGCTAACATATGTGCTCAGTGTTGGATATCTTTTTCGCAAACATTGGATCTCAGAAGCCACCAACAATTCAAATTGACTGAAAAGGAAAGTTATTTGAGAGTCAAGTTCGCCAAATGCATCAGGTGTGGAAAAGATTTTGCACAACCGCGGGCACTTCAGCTAAAAGAGAGTGTCCGCACTGGGAAAAATTGCGTTAGATATGAGGCATTTGAGAAATATCCTTCTTGTGATTCAAAACATGTAACCCATGAGAGAGTTCACAtgggagagaaaccattcaaatgccaggattgtgggaaatgttttgcttataaTTCCCATCTTCTGATACATGaaagagttcacacaggagaaaaaccatacaaatgtctggagtgtggaaagagttaTGCTCATGGTTCAACCCTGGTCAAGCaccaaagagtccacacaggtgagaaaccaTACAACtgtcaggagtgtgggaaatcTTTCTTTTCTAGTTCACAGCTTGCAATGCATCAacgagtccacacaggagaaaaaccattcaaatgccaggattgtgggaaatgttttgcttgtaATTCCAATCTTCTGATGCATGaaagagttcacacaggagagaaagcatacaaatgccaggaatgtggaAAATATTTCGCTCGAAATTCACAGCTTGCGAGACATCAGataatccacacaggggagaaaccttatCTGTGCCAGGAATGTGGAAAATCATTTTGTTCCAAGACAGAACTTGTGACACATGAGcgggtccacacaggagaaaaaccataccagtgccaggagtgtgggaaatgttttgctcgaAACTCCCAACTTGCAAAGCATCAGAcagttcacacaggagaaaaagcatacaaatgccagcagtgtggaaaatgttttgctcagaacgCCCACCTTGTAAGTCACCAGAGTGTCCATACGGGTGAGAAACCCTACAAATGCCAAGAATGTGGGAAATATTTCGCTCGCAGTGCACAGCTTGCAAGACACCAgaaaatccacacaggggagaagccctatCTGTGCCAGgaatgtgggaaatgcttttaTCAGAAGACAGAACTTGTTGCCCATCGGAGGTTCCACACAGGTGAGAACCCATACagatgccaggagtgtgggaagtGTTTTTCTCACAGTTCACCACTTGTGAAGcatcagagagcccacagagggGAAAAAGCCTTTAAGTGCcaagagtgtgggaaatgttttggtcAAAATATACACCTTGTGAACCACCgaagagtccacactggagaaaagccATACAGGTGCCATCAGTGTGGTAAATGCTTTGCTCAAAATGCACCTCTTATGAGGCACCAGAAagtgcacacaggagagaagccactcaAAATCCAATGTCTTGATTACAGTTCAGACCTTGCTGACATCCAGACAGGTTCAGACCACCTCCAGAATGTCCAAATGGAAGACAATCCAAACTAA
- the LOC121921874 gene encoding zinc finger protein 883-like isoform X5 — MNFASQPKTEFPDRRIKMEREEEPCGLHQEDLKTFPETNSGFPLVKPDLISWPEQKPCFPNHLALEKMDAPSQQPNAGVPEVMVKLEQEEVPCSLLKQEPKTFTDISSGFPGVIIKQDKEEKMCVMDHQGSEESLSIAPDQPGFPDLVIKEEEEEELSKGSRESPDNWRKANICAQCWISFSQTLDLRSHQQFKLTEKESYLRVKFAKCIRCGKDFAQPRALQLKESVRTGKNCVRYEAFEKYPSCDSKHVTHERVHMGEKPFKCQDCGKCFAYNSHLLIHERVHTGEKPYKCLECGKSYAHGSTLVKHQRVHTGEKPYNCQECGKSFFSSSQLAMHQRVHTGEKPFKCQDCGKCFACNSNLLMHERVHTGEKAYKCQECGKYFARNSQLARHQIIHTGEKPYLCQECGKSFCSKTELVTHERVHTGEKPYQCQECGKCFARNSQLAKHQTVHTGEKAYKCQQCGKCFAQNAHLVSHQSVHTGEKPYKCQECGKYFARSAQLARHQKIHTGEKPYLCQECGKCFYQKTELVAHRRFHTGENPYRCQECGKCFSHSSPLVKHQRAHRGEKAFKCQECGKCFGQNIHLVNHRRVHTGEKPYRCHQCGKCFAQNAPLMRHQKVHTGEKPLKIQCLDYSSDLADIQTGSDHLQNVQMEDNPN, encoded by the exons ATGAACTTTGCCTCACAGCCCAAGACAG AATTTCCTGATAGAAGAATCAAGATGGAACGAGAAGAGGAGCCATGTGGCCTGCATCAGGAGGATCTGAAGACCTTCCCAGAGACCAATTCAG GATTTCCACTTGTTAAGCCTGATCTGATTTCCTGGCCTGAACAAAAACCTTGCTTTCCCAATCATCTTGCCTTGGAGAAAATGGATGCTCCATCACAACAGCCCAATGCAG GGGTCCCTGAAGTGATGGTCAAGCTGGAACAGGAAGAGGTGCCATGTAGCCTACTCAAGCAGGAACCCAAGACCTTCACAGATATCAGCTCAG GATTTCCTGGTGTTATAATAAAGCAAGACAAAGAAGAGAAGATGTGTGTTATGGATCACCAAGGATCTGAGGAAAGTCTTAGCATTGCTCCGGATCAGCCAG GATTTCCTGACCTTGTaataaaggaagaggaagaagaggagctgaGCAAGGGATCAAGGGAAAGCCCAG ATAACTGGAGGAAAGCTAACATATGTGCTCAGTGTTGGATATCTTTTTCGCAAACATTGGATCTCAGAAGCCACCAACAATTCAAATTGACTGAAAAGGAAAGTTATTTGAGAGTCAAGTTCGCCAAATGCATCAGGTGTGGAAAAGATTTTGCACAACCGCGGGCACTTCAGCTAAAAGAGAGTGTCCGCACTGGGAAAAATTGCGTTAGATATGAGGCATTTGAGAAATATCCTTCTTGTGATTCAAAACATGTAACCCATGAGAGAGTTCACAtgggagagaaaccattcaaatgccaggattgtgggaaatgttttgcttataaTTCCCATCTTCTGATACATGaaagagttcacacaggagaaaaaccatacaaatgtctggagtgtggaaagagttaTGCTCATGGTTCAACCCTGGTCAAGCaccaaagagtccacacaggtgagaaaccaTACAACtgtcaggagtgtgggaaatcTTTCTTTTCTAGTTCACAGCTTGCAATGCATCAacgagtccacacaggagaaaaaccattcaaatgccaggattgtgggaaatgttttgcttgtaATTCCAATCTTCTGATGCATGaaagagttcacacaggagagaaagcatacaaatgccaggaatgtggaAAATATTTCGCTCGAAATTCACAGCTTGCGAGACATCAGataatccacacaggggagaaaccttatCTGTGCCAGGAATGTGGAAAATCATTTTGTTCCAAGACAGAACTTGTGACACATGAGcgggtccacacaggagaaaaaccataccagtgccaggagtgtgggaaatgttttgctcgaAACTCCCAACTTGCAAAGCATCAGAcagttcacacaggagaaaaagcatacaaatgccagcagtgtggaaaatgttttgctcagaacgCCCACCTTGTAAGTCACCAGAGTGTCCATACGGGTGAGAAACCCTACAAATGCCAAGAATGTGGGAAATATTTCGCTCGCAGTGCACAGCTTGCAAGACACCAgaaaatccacacaggggagaagccctatCTGTGCCAGgaatgtgggaaatgcttttaTCAGAAGACAGAACTTGTTGCCCATCGGAGGTTCCACACAGGTGAGAACCCATACagatgccaggagtgtgggaagtGTTTTTCTCACAGTTCACCACTTGTGAAGcatcagagagcccacagagggGAAAAAGCCTTTAAGTGCcaagagtgtgggaaatgttttggtcAAAATATACACCTTGTGAACCACCgaagagtccacactggagaaaagccATACAGGTGCCATCAGTGTGGTAAATGCTTTGCTCAAAATGCACCTCTTATGAGGCACCAGAAagtgcacacaggagagaagccactcaAAATCCAATGTCTTGATTACAGTTCAGACCTTGCTGACATCCAGACAGGTTCAGACCACCTCCAGAATGTCCAAATGGAAGACAATCCAAACTAA
- the LOC121921874 gene encoding zinc finger protein 883-like isoform X4, with protein sequence MNFASQPKTEFPDRRIKMEREEEPCGLHQEDLKTFPETNSGFPLVKPDLISWPEQKPCFPNHLALEKMDAPSQQPNAGVPEVMVKLEQEEVPCSLLKQEPKTFTDISSGFPGVIIKQDKEEKMCVMDHQGSEESLSIAPDQPEFPDVIIKQEEDEKICIMDHQGSEEGPSTAVDQSDNWRKANICAQCWISFSQTLDLRSHQQFKLTEKESYLRVKFAKCIRCGKDFAQPRALQLKESVRTGKNCVRYEAFEKYPSCDSKHVTHERVHMGEKPFKCQDCGKCFAYNSHLLIHERVHTGEKPYKCLECGKSYAHGSTLVKHQRVHTGEKPYNCQECGKSFFSSSQLAMHQRVHTGEKPFKCQDCGKCFACNSNLLMHERVHTGEKAYKCQECGKYFARNSQLARHQIIHTGEKPYLCQECGKSFCSKTELVTHERVHTGEKPYQCQECGKCFARNSQLAKHQTVHTGEKAYKCQQCGKCFAQNAHLVSHQSVHTGEKPYKCQECGKYFARSAQLARHQKIHTGEKPYLCQECGKCFYQKTELVAHRRFHTGENPYRCQECGKCFSHSSPLVKHQRAHRGEKAFKCQECGKCFGQNIHLVNHRRVHTGEKPYRCHQCGKCFAQNAPLMRHQKVHTGEKPLKIQCLDYSSDLADIQTGSDHLQNVQMEDNPN encoded by the exons ATGAACTTTGCCTCACAGCCCAAGACAG AATTTCCTGATAGAAGAATCAAGATGGAACGAGAAGAGGAGCCATGTGGCCTGCATCAGGAGGATCTGAAGACCTTCCCAGAGACCAATTCAG GATTTCCACTTGTTAAGCCTGATCTGATTTCCTGGCCTGAACAAAAACCTTGCTTTCCCAATCATCTTGCCTTGGAGAAAATGGATGCTCCATCACAACAGCCCAATGCAG GGGTCCCTGAAGTGATGGTCAAGCTGGAACAGGAAGAGGTGCCATGTAGCCTACTCAAGCAGGAACCCAAGACCTTCACAGATATCAGCTCAG GATTTCCTGGTGTTATAATAAAGCAAGACAAAGAAGAGAAGATGTGTGTTATGGATCACCAAGGATCTGAGGAAAGTCTTAGCATTGCTCCGGATCAGCCAG AATTTCCTGATGTTATAATAAAACAGGAGGAAGACGAAAAGATCTGTATTATGGATCACCAGGGATCTGAGGAAGGTCCTAGTACTGCTGTGGATCAGTCAG ATAACTGGAGGAAAGCTAACATATGTGCTCAGTGTTGGATATCTTTTTCGCAAACATTGGATCTCAGAAGCCACCAACAATTCAAATTGACTGAAAAGGAAAGTTATTTGAGAGTCAAGTTCGCCAAATGCATCAGGTGTGGAAAAGATTTTGCACAACCGCGGGCACTTCAGCTAAAAGAGAGTGTCCGCACTGGGAAAAATTGCGTTAGATATGAGGCATTTGAGAAATATCCTTCTTGTGATTCAAAACATGTAACCCATGAGAGAGTTCACAtgggagagaaaccattcaaatgccaggattgtgggaaatgttttgcttataaTTCCCATCTTCTGATACATGaaagagttcacacaggagaaaaaccatacaaatgtctggagtgtggaaagagttaTGCTCATGGTTCAACCCTGGTCAAGCaccaaagagtccacacaggtgagaaaccaTACAACtgtcaggagtgtgggaaatcTTTCTTTTCTAGTTCACAGCTTGCAATGCATCAacgagtccacacaggagaaaaaccattcaaatgccaggattgtgggaaatgttttgcttgtaATTCCAATCTTCTGATGCATGaaagagttcacacaggagagaaagcatacaaatgccaggaatgtggaAAATATTTCGCTCGAAATTCACAGCTTGCGAGACATCAGataatccacacaggggagaaaccttatCTGTGCCAGGAATGTGGAAAATCATTTTGTTCCAAGACAGAACTTGTGACACATGAGcgggtccacacaggagaaaaaccataccagtgccaggagtgtgggaaatgttttgctcgaAACTCCCAACTTGCAAAGCATCAGAcagttcacacaggagaaaaagcatacaaatgccagcagtgtggaaaatgttttgctcagaacgCCCACCTTGTAAGTCACCAGAGTGTCCATACGGGTGAGAAACCCTACAAATGCCAAGAATGTGGGAAATATTTCGCTCGCAGTGCACAGCTTGCAAGACACCAgaaaatccacacaggggagaagccctatCTGTGCCAGgaatgtgggaaatgcttttaTCAGAAGACAGAACTTGTTGCCCATCGGAGGTTCCACACAGGTGAGAACCCATACagatgccaggagtgtgggaagtGTTTTTCTCACAGTTCACCACTTGTGAAGcatcagagagcccacagagggGAAAAAGCCTTTAAGTGCcaagagtgtgggaaatgttttggtcAAAATATACACCTTGTGAACCACCgaagagtccacactggagaaaagccATACAGGTGCCATCAGTGTGGTAAATGCTTTGCTCAAAATGCACCTCTTATGAGGCACCAGAAagtgcacacaggagagaagccactcaAAATCCAATGTCTTGATTACAGTTCAGACCTTGCTGACATCCAGACAGGTTCAGACCACCTCCAGAATGTCCAAATGGAAGACAATCCAAACTAA